A window of the Candidatus Rokuibacteriota bacterium genome harbors these coding sequences:
- a CDS encoding NAD(P)/FAD-dependent oxidoreductase translates to MSDMPEQNRTVDAVIVGAGFAGLYMLHRLRGLGLSVRVYEAGKGIGGTWYWNRYPGARCDVESMDYSYSFSDELQQEWRWTERYASQPEILKYINHVADRFDLRRDITLATRVTAAVFDEGTSRWAIRTDGGEQVSARYCIMATGCLSTAQVPKYKGLENFEGKWYHTGNWPHEGVDFTGQRVGVIGTGSSAIQSIPIIASQAAHLYVFQRTPNFSVPAHNAPLDPEYERRWKSNYAEHRREARESRVGFVVERNDQSALEVSPEVRLREYEIRWNRGGLGFASTFVDLLTNKDANDTAAEFFLAKIRSLVRDPAVGEALSPRQYPVGTKRLCVDTGYYDTFNRDNVTLVDIRKAPIEAITPQGLQTRDEAYALDSIVFATGFDAMTGALLSIDLRGRSGQTLQQKWAEGPRTYLGVAIAGFPNLFIITGPGSPSVLSNMIVSIEQHVDWIADCIAYLREHDRARIEATVPAEDGWVAHVNEVGHLTLYPLADSWYMGANIPGKPRIFMPYIGGVGAYRQKCDDVAAKGYEGFRLTGTH, encoded by the coding sequence ATGTCGGACATGCCGGAGCAAAATCGGACGGTTGACGCGGTCATCGTCGGCGCCGGGTTCGCGGGGCTCTACATGCTCCATCGCCTGCGCGGGCTGGGGCTCTCGGTGCGGGTCTACGAGGCGGGCAAGGGCATCGGCGGCACCTGGTACTGGAACCGCTACCCGGGCGCGCGCTGCGACGTCGAGAGCATGGACTACTCGTACTCGTTCTCGGACGAGCTCCAGCAGGAATGGCGCTGGACCGAGCGATACGCCTCCCAGCCGGAGATCCTGAAATACATCAACCACGTCGCGGACCGGTTCGACCTGCGCCGGGACATCACGCTCGCCACGCGCGTCACCGCCGCCGTCTTCGACGAAGGGACCAGCCGGTGGGCCATACGGACAGACGGCGGCGAGCAGGTCTCGGCGCGCTACTGCATCATGGCGACCGGATGTCTGTCTACCGCCCAGGTGCCCAAGTACAAGGGGCTCGAGAACTTCGAGGGCAAGTGGTACCACACCGGCAACTGGCCGCATGAAGGCGTGGACTTCACCGGCCAGCGGGTCGGCGTCATCGGCACGGGCTCGTCCGCCATCCAGTCCATCCCGATCATCGCCTCGCAGGCGGCCCATCTCTACGTGTTCCAGCGGACCCCGAACTTCAGCGTCCCAGCGCACAATGCCCCGCTGGACCCGGAATACGAGCGGCGCTGGAAGTCGAACTATGCCGAGCATCGGCGCGAGGCCCGCGAGTCTCGCGTCGGCTTCGTGGTCGAGCGCAACGATCAATCGGCGCTCGAGGTGTCGCCGGAAGTCCGGCTGCGCGAGTACGAGATCCGCTGGAATCGCGGCGGCCTCGGCTTTGCCTCGACGTTCGTGGACCTGCTGACCAACAAGGACGCGAACGACACGGCCGCCGAGTTCTTCCTCGCCAAGATCCGGTCACTGGTCCGCGACCCGGCCGTTGGAGAGGCCTTGTCGCCGCGGCAGTATCCCGTGGGCACCAAGCGCCTCTGCGTCGACACCGGCTACTACGACACGTTCAACCGCGACAATGTCACCCTGGTCGACATCAGGAAGGCGCCGATCGAGGCGATCACGCCGCAGGGGCTCCAGACGCGGGACGAGGCTTACGCGTTGGACAGCATCGTGTTCGCCACGGGTTTCGATGCCATGACGGGGGCTCTCTTGAGCATCGATCTCCGTGGGAGGTCCGGCCAGACGCTCCAGCAGAAGTGGGCCGAAGGTCCGCGGACTTACTTAGGCGTCGCCATTGCGGGCTTCCCGAATCTCTTCATCATCACCGGTCCCGGCAGCCCGTCCGTTCTGAGCAACATGATCGTCTCCATCGAGCAGCACGTCGACTGGATCGCCGACTGCATCGCGTACCTGCGCGAGCATGATCGCGCACGCATCGAGGCCACCGTCCCAGCGGAGGACGGCTGGGTCGCGCATGTCAACGAGGTGGGCCATCTCACGCTCTATCCCCTGGCCGACTCCTGGTACATGGGAGCGAATATTCCCGGGAAACCGCGCATCTTCATGCCCTATATCGGCGGAGTCGGAGCCTACAGGCAGAAGTGCGATGACGTCG
- a CDS encoding amidohydrolase family protein, with protein sequence MARREVVEDTAGAAAGVAFVACGLQGAGGAQAQARRREVVVNGKRVKTVDVHAHCAVPEAMALMGLKVTGAPNSPNVLVMSQAADRLRAMDEQGIDVEALSINPYWYKADRDVARQLITIQNEKLAEACAANPERFVAFATVALQHPDLAAEQLEQGVKKYGLRGAAIGGSVNGEELSDPKFHPFWAKAELLGVLVFIHPQGTAELNATSRFKGNGLLDNIIGNPLETTIALSHLIFEGTLDRFPGLKICAAHAGGFLPSYAGRSDQGCLTFPDRCTGQVKKKPTEYIRQLYYDNIIFTPEGMRHLVAETGPGQVVMGTDYPYPWTKTSVDLILATPGLSDAERVAMLGGTAAKLLGIKA encoded by the coding sequence ATGGCTCGCAGGGAAGTCGTCGAAGATACCGCGGGCGCGGCGGCCGGCGTCGCGTTCGTCGCTTGCGGCCTACAGGGGGCAGGGGGCGCGCAGGCGCAAGCGCGGCGCCGGGAAGTCGTGGTGAATGGCAAGCGGGTGAAGACCGTCGACGTCCACGCGCACTGCGCGGTCCCCGAGGCCATGGCCCTGATGGGGCTGAAGGTGACGGGTGCACCGAACTCGCCGAATGTGCTGGTCATGTCGCAGGCGGCGGACCGCCTCCGCGCGATGGACGAGCAGGGCATCGACGTGGAGGCGCTGAGCATCAACCCGTACTGGTACAAGGCGGACCGCGACGTGGCGCGCCAGCTCATCACGATCCAGAACGAGAAGCTGGCCGAAGCCTGCGCGGCGAACCCGGAGCGCTTCGTGGCCTTCGCCACGGTGGCGCTGCAGCATCCGGACCTCGCCGCCGAGCAGCTCGAGCAGGGAGTCAAGAAGTACGGGCTGCGCGGCGCGGCTATCGGCGGCAGCGTCAACGGCGAGGAGCTGTCCGACCCGAAGTTCCACCCGTTCTGGGCCAAGGCCGAGCTGCTCGGCGTGCTGGTCTTCATCCACCCGCAGGGCACCGCCGAGCTGAACGCGACCAGCCGGTTCAAGGGCAATGGCCTGCTGGACAACATCATCGGCAACCCGCTCGAGACCACCATCGCGCTCTCGCACCTGATCTTCGAGGGCACGCTCGACCGCTTCCCCGGTCTCAAGATCTGCGCGGCGCATGCCGGGGGCTTCCTGCCGTCGTACGCGGGGCGCTCCGACCAGGGTTGCCTCACCTTTCCGGACCGCTGCACCGGCCAGGTCAAGAAGAAGCCGACGGAGTATATCCGGCAGCTCTACTACGACAACATCATCTTCACGCCGGAGGGGATGCGACACCTGGTCGCCGAGACGGGACCGGGCCAGGTCGTCATGGGCACTGACTATCCGTACCCGTGGACGAAGACGTCCGTGGATCTCATCCTCGCCACGCCGGGGCTGAGCGATGCGGAGCGCGTCGCCATGCTGGGCGGGACCGCGGCGAAGCTCCTCGGGATCAAAGCCTAG
- a CDS encoding TauD/TfdA family dioxygenase: MSVTMRQIGPCFAAEVEGVDMSKPLSPEEVAAVHAGMDRYAVLVFHDQNINDEQQLAFTRSLGEIEHAIGTSLRAPGEYRLPTTFADVSNLDKDNQVFARDDRRRLFALGNRLWHSDSSFKVTPAKYSLLHARSIPSKGGNTEFADMRAGYDALDAETKAEVEGLVCEHSQLFSRGILGFTDFTEEERERFKPVRQCLVRTHPVTGRKSLYLASHAGGILGWPVPEARAFLRDLVEHATQRQFVYAHRWRVNDLVTWDNRQTMHRARPFPAHEPRDMRRTTLAGDGPTAAQAA; encoded by the coding sequence ATGTCCGTCACAATGCGCCAGATCGGCCCTTGCTTCGCTGCCGAAGTCGAAGGCGTCGACATGTCGAAGCCGCTCTCGCCGGAAGAGGTGGCGGCGGTCCACGCCGGCATGGATCGCTACGCCGTGCTGGTCTTCCACGACCAGAACATCAACGACGAGCAGCAGCTCGCCTTCACCCGCAGCCTGGGGGAGATCGAGCACGCGATCGGTACGAGCCTGCGCGCGCCCGGCGAGTATCGCTTGCCTACCACCTTCGCAGACGTGTCCAATCTGGACAAGGACAACCAGGTGTTCGCCCGGGACGACCGCCGGCGGCTGTTCGCCCTCGGCAACCGGCTCTGGCATTCCGACAGCTCGTTCAAGGTCACCCCGGCGAAGTACTCGCTGCTGCACGCCCGCAGCATCCCGTCAAAGGGCGGCAATACGGAGTTCGCCGACATGCGCGCCGGGTACGACGCCCTGGACGCCGAGACCAAGGCCGAGGTTGAAGGGCTGGTCTGCGAGCACTCGCAGCTCTTCTCGCGCGGGATCCTCGGCTTCACCGACTTCACCGAGGAGGAGCGCGAGCGCTTCAAGCCGGTGCGTCAGTGCCTCGTGCGCACGCACCCCGTGACGGGGCGCAAGTCGCTCTATCTCGCCTCGCATGCGGGCGGCATCCTCGGCTGGCCCGTGCCCGAGGCGCGTGCCTTCCTGCGCGACCTCGTCGAGCACGCCACGCAGCGGCAGTTCGTCTACGCCCACAGGTGGCGGGTCAACGACCTCGTGACGTGGGACAACCGGCAGACGATGCACCGCGCGCGACCCTTCCCGGCGCACGAGCCGCGCGACATGCGTCGCACCACGCTTGCCGGAGACGGCCCGACCGCGGCCCAGGCTGCCTAG
- a CDS encoding dienelactone hydrolase family protein, whose amino-acid sequence MTIVARMLTQEEDGIPGYAAHPDGKGPRPGVLMAHHAHGVTADYKIDAYRLAALGFNVLAPSLFNMFGVPGTNHIGAGADLQAKHSDGEFLGKMDEAWRYLVDRMGSDPARTAAIGHCMGGRLLIPFAADHPRLRAIVLYYPSVRDEPETPHRPRHAFTLARTLTCASLVFCGGKDYIATPAIQGPLWQSFIANGRLVEWHFFSDANHGFRHPDNAGFQPHYADLVWPLVTDFLQRTV is encoded by the coding sequence ATGACGATCGTCGCGCGCATGCTCACGCAGGAAGAGGACGGCATTCCGGGGTACGCGGCGCATCCCGACGGGAAGGGCCCGCGGCCCGGCGTCCTGATGGCGCACCACGCGCACGGCGTCACCGCCGACTACAAGATCGACGCGTACCGGCTCGCCGCTCTCGGCTTCAACGTCCTCGCCCCCAGCCTGTTCAACATGTTCGGGGTGCCGGGCACGAATCACATCGGCGCCGGCGCCGACCTGCAGGCGAAGCACTCGGACGGCGAGTTTCTCGGCAAGATGGACGAGGCGTGGCGCTACCTGGTCGACCGCATGGGTTCGGATCCCGCGCGGACGGCGGCCATCGGGCACTGCATGGGAGGCAGGCTCCTCATTCCCTTCGCGGCCGATCACCCGCGACTGCGGGCGATCGTCCTCTACTACCCTTCCGTCCGCGACGAACCCGAAACCCCGCACCGGCCCCGGCACGCGTTCACGCTCGCCCGAACGCTCACGTGCGCCTCGCTCGTGTTCTGCGGCGGCAAGGACTATATCGCGACGCCCGCCATCCAGGGACCGCTCTGGCAGAGCTTCATTGCCAATGGCCGGCTCGTCGAGTGGCACTTCTTCTCGGACGCGAACCATGGCTTTCGGCACCCCGACAATGCCGGCTTCCAGCCGCACTACGCGGACCTCGTCTGGCCGCTCGTCACCGATTTCCTGCAGCGCACGGTGTGA
- a CDS encoding DUF5674 family protein: protein MSIRIVMAPVSLDELRSMAAEQFGDFVKAVVDVRRGIMAIGGELHADEEALLLEDGARQADLWGINLYPGRAPGELIEFDSMINVRPSQSNRSRGVEDPSVRRQIEGVVGRLIAP, encoded by the coding sequence ATGTCGATCCGGATCGTGATGGCGCCCGTCTCGCTTGACGAGCTGCGGAGCATGGCCGCTGAGCAATTCGGGGACTTCGTCAAGGCGGTGGTGGACGTACGGCGCGGCATCATGGCCATCGGCGGAGAGCTTCACGCCGACGAGGAAGCCTTGCTGCTCGAGGACGGGGCACGGCAGGCGGACCTGTGGGGCATCAACCTCTATCCCGGCCGCGCGCCTGGAGAGCTGATCGAGTTCGACTCCATGATCAACGTCCGGCCGTCTCAGAGCAACCGATCCCGCGGAGTCGAAGACCCGTCGGTGCGGCGACAGATCGAAGGCGTCGTCGGAAGACTCATCGCACCGTGA
- a CDS encoding putative quinol monooxygenase: protein MADVLTVVAKVRAAKGKGDALAALLKEQAAAVRKAEPGCLVYRPHRSKKDPDLFLFYEQYKDDAAFDLHRKGTHLAAFRERREKEGLTEGAVEVEFYLSLTD, encoded by the coding sequence ATGGCTGACGTGCTGACGGTGGTCGCGAAGGTTCGGGCGGCGAAGGGCAAGGGCGACGCGCTGGCCGCTCTCTTAAAGGAGCAGGCGGCGGCGGTACGGAAGGCGGAGCCGGGGTGCCTGGTCTACCGCCCGCACCGGTCCAAGAAGGACCCCGACCTTTTCCTCTTCTACGAGCAGTACAAGGACGATGCCGCGTTCGATCTCCACCGCAAGGGGACGCACCTGGCCGCCTTTCGCGAGCGCCGCGAGAAGGAAGGCCTGACCGAGGGCGCCGTGGAGGTCGAGTTCTACCTCTCGCTCACCGACTGA
- the leuA gene encoding 2-isopropylmalate synthase, with the protein MPPKSVTPKRMAFDKYQPFVPLDLRDRTWPDRKLVKAPRWCSVDLRDGNQALIDPMDPERKRRMFETLVRMGFKEIEVGFPSASQPDYDFVRLLIEEDLVPDDVIIQVLVQCRPELIERTYECLQDARRAIVHFYNSTSSLQRRVVFGLDKPGIVAIAVNAAKLCKKFEETLSGTEVLYEYSPESYTGTEVEFAVEICEAVMDVIEPKSDRKIVLNLPATVEMYTPNLYADTIEWFLRHISRRDRVVLSLHPHNDRGCAVAAAELGVMAGADRVEGTLFGNGERTGNVDIVTLAMNLFAQGVDPELDISDIDAVRRVAEYCNRLPVHSRHPYGGDLVYTAFSGSHQDAIKKGMEALPPDYKIWEVPYLPIDPKHVGRTYEAVIRVNSQSGKGGVAFIMKAEHGFDLPRRLQIEFSKTIQAITEDTGTEISPSAMWEAFQREYLPEPARYALKSHELSSVAGSDGARIAAQVVVDGAVRTVSGAGNGPIAAFVDALRSGLGVELDVVDYAEHALGQGADAGAVAYVETVDGEGNLRWGVGTHPNIITASLRAVLSALGRRAR; encoded by the coding sequence ATGCCGCCAAAATCTGTGACGCCGAAGCGGATGGCCTTCGACAAGTACCAGCCCTTCGTGCCGCTCGATCTGCGTGACCGCACCTGGCCGGACAGGAAGCTCGTGAAGGCGCCCCGCTGGTGCTCCGTCGACCTGCGCGACGGCAACCAGGCCCTGATCGACCCGATGGATCCCGAGCGCAAGCGGCGCATGTTCGAGACCCTCGTCCGGATGGGCTTCAAGGAGATCGAAGTCGGCTTCCCGTCGGCCTCCCAGCCCGACTACGACTTCGTGCGCCTCCTGATCGAGGAGGACCTGGTCCCGGACGACGTCATCATCCAGGTGCTGGTGCAGTGCCGCCCCGAGCTGATCGAGCGCACGTACGAGTGCCTGCAGGACGCCCGGCGGGCCATCGTGCACTTCTACAACTCGACCTCCAGCCTGCAGCGGCGCGTGGTGTTCGGCCTCGACAAGCCGGGGATCGTCGCCATCGCCGTCAACGCGGCGAAGCTCTGCAAGAAGTTCGAGGAGACGCTCTCGGGCACCGAGGTCCTCTACGAGTACTCGCCCGAGAGCTACACGGGCACCGAGGTGGAGTTCGCCGTCGAGATCTGCGAGGCGGTGATGGACGTCATCGAGCCGAAGTCCGACAGGAAGATCGTCTTGAACCTTCCCGCGACGGTGGAGATGTACACGCCGAACCTCTACGCCGACACCATCGAGTGGTTCCTCCGGCACATCTCCCGCCGCGACCGCGTTGTCCTCTCGCTCCACCCCCATAACGACCGGGGCTGCGCGGTGGCGGCCGCCGAGCTCGGCGTGATGGCGGGAGCCGACCGCGTGGAAGGCACGCTCTTCGGCAACGGCGAGCGCACCGGCAACGTGGACATCGTCACGCTCGCCATGAACCTGTTCGCGCAAGGTGTGGACCCCGAGCTCGACATCTCCGACATCGACGCCGTGCGCCGGGTCGCCGAGTACTGTAACCGCCTGCCCGTCCATTCCCGTCATCCCTACGGGGGCGACCTCGTCTACACGGCGTTCTCGGGCTCGCACCAGGACGCCATCAAGAAGGGGATGGAAGCCCTGCCGCCGGATTACAAGATCTGGGAAGTCCCGTACCTGCCCATTGACCCAAAGCACGTGGGCCGCACGTACGAGGCCGTCATCCGCGTCAACAGCCAGTCGGGCAAGGGCGGCGTCGCCTTCATCATGAAGGCCGAGCACGGCTTCGACCTGCCCCGCCGCCTGCAGATCGAGTTCTCCAAGACGATCCAGGCGATCACCGAGGACACGGGCACGGAGATCAGCCCCTCGGCCATGTGGGAGGCGTTCCAGCGCGAGTACCTGCCCGAGCCTGCGCGCTACGCGCTGAAGAGCCACGAGCTGTCGTCGGTGGCCGGCAGCGACGGCGCCCGCATCGCGGCGCAGGTCGTCGTGGACGGCGCCGTGCGCACGGTCAGCGGAGCGGGCAACGGCCCCATCGCCGCCTTCGTGGACGCGCTGCGGAGCGGGCTCGGTGTCGAGCTGGACGTCGTGGACTACGCCGAGCACGCCCTTGGGCAGGGCGCCGACGCGGGCGCGGTCGCCTACGTCGAGACGGTGGACGGCGAGGGAAACCTTCGCTGGGGCGTGGGCACGCACCCGAACATCATCACGGCGTCGCTGCGGGCGGTGCTCTCCGCCCTCGGCCGCCGCGCGCGCTGA
- a CDS encoding PHB depolymerase family esterase codes for MIDALGGLLPPLLVTLERVGWVQRHLYPPLAPRLAEELAPCADAIAGPLSAVEELACPDELRFMRDPLVEAARQTLELVAIFVEAAQPPGEPMGLYRALRRFARVQETLYSLAPVFDPLSRWFLEPARRDDDALIASLRAAALRDDDRQVGVLHASNGRDDRGGFSLYVPEQSDGQRLMPLVVALHGGHGHGRDYLWAWLREARSREVLVLSPTSRDRTWSIMGGDDVDAEPLREMVESVAARYPVDRTRVLLTGMSDGATYALLCGLREEMPFTHLAPLCGVLHPMLLANGNLARASGMPVYLVHGALDWMFPVHTARLARQALMAAGARLVYREIEDLSHTYPRDENPRILDWLTGSATA; via the coding sequence ATGATCGACGCGCTCGGCGGGCTCCTGCCGCCGCTCCTCGTCACGCTCGAGCGGGTCGGTTGGGTGCAGCGGCACCTCTATCCGCCTCTCGCGCCCCGGCTCGCCGAGGAGCTGGCTCCCTGCGCTGATGCCATCGCCGGGCCGCTCAGCGCCGTCGAGGAGCTCGCGTGCCCGGACGAGCTCCGGTTCATGCGGGATCCGCTCGTCGAGGCGGCGCGGCAGACCCTCGAGCTCGTTGCAATATTCGTCGAGGCGGCCCAGCCGCCCGGCGAGCCGATGGGTCTCTACCGCGCGCTGCGCCGCTTCGCCCGAGTCCAGGAGACCCTCTACTCGCTGGCGCCCGTGTTCGATCCGCTCAGCCGCTGGTTTCTCGAGCCAGCGCGGCGCGACGACGACGCGCTCATTGCGAGCCTGCGGGCCGCGGCGCTCCGCGATGACGACAGGCAGGTGGGCGTGCTCCACGCTTCGAACGGGCGCGATGACAGGGGCGGGTTCTCTCTCTACGTCCCCGAGCAGTCGGACGGACAGAGGCTTATGCCTCTGGTTGTGGCGCTTCACGGAGGGCACGGTCACGGCCGCGACTACCTGTGGGCCTGGCTCAGGGAGGCCCGCTCGCGCGAGGTGCTCGTGCTCTCGCCCACGTCGCGCGATCGCACGTGGTCGATCATGGGCGGCGACGATGTGGACGCCGAGCCTCTGCGAGAGATGGTGGAGTCCGTCGCCGCGCGCTACCCGGTCGATCGGACGCGGGTGCTGCTGACCGGGATGTCTGACGGCGCGACCTACGCGCTCCTCTGCGGCCTCCGCGAGGAGATGCCCTTCACACACCTGGCCCCGCTCTGCGGCGTGCTCCATCCCATGCTGCTCGCCAACGGCAACCTCGCGCGGGCGAGCGGCATGCCGGTCTACCTCGTTCACGGCGCGCTCGACTGGATGTTCCCCGTCCACACGGCCCGCCTCGCCCGCCAGGCCCTGATGGCCGCGGGCGCCCGGCTCGTGTACCGCGAGATCGAGGACCTCTCGCATACCTATCCGCGCGACGAGAACCCGCGCATCTTGGATTGGCTGACGGGCAGCGCTACGGCTTGA
- a CDS encoding N-6 DNA methylase, translated as MSSLPAERQLRKGLGAFYSPRSLVRPMVAWAVTTPTTSVLDPSCGDGVFVELAAERLRELGASAEGAARQIHAIDLNPQAARLTAETLSRMLGVPLEVRAESFFSLEPPGALFSTQAPVDTVIGNPPYIRYQEFTGLSRGEALARATGAGVTLTRLASSWAHFVAHAVTFIKPKGRLALILPAELVHAAYAAPLRRFLRESFADVTVLSFRRAVFPGAQENVIILLASGKGDSHQRLGLVEVDSSRDLDYLAEVLKRAEIFQNGSEPTKWVPGHTGNRSALCLIRLQQDGLFHPLCQIGKASIGFVSGANEFFVLTPKDAAALRLPKRSLRSALVRARQIPSFEITQRDIAAMQKEDQRCLLWLPQRSLTRAEAAYVKKGEAEGIDKRYKCRVRTPWYMVPGVVVPEAFLTYMSDTVPRLCLNGAETATANTLLTVRLPHVPVSLRKAFVIAFYNSATMLSCERTGRSYGGGVLKLEPREADQVLVPSVALVRKHRRELLALAPRLHEVLLHGPAAQIGEVLSAVDQVLLVSSDVDAQDLSEERAALAARRQLRASSESLVQEMLAFYG; from the coding sequence GTGAGCAGTCTTCCAGCCGAACGTCAACTAAGAAAGGGTCTGGGGGCGTTCTACTCACCGCGGTCCCTCGTGAGACCGATGGTAGCTTGGGCGGTGACCACGCCTACGACCTCGGTCCTGGATCCCTCTTGCGGCGACGGCGTCTTCGTCGAGCTCGCCGCTGAGCGCCTCCGGGAGCTCGGGGCGAGCGCCGAGGGGGCCGCCAGGCAAATCCACGCCATCGACCTCAATCCTCAGGCAGCTCGCCTGACCGCTGAGACATTGAGTCGAATGCTCGGGGTGCCCCTCGAGGTACGTGCCGAGAGTTTCTTTTCGTTGGAGCCACCGGGTGCGCTCTTCAGCACTCAGGCTCCTGTCGATACGGTGATCGGGAATCCCCCCTATATCCGTTATCAGGAGTTCACGGGCCTCTCCCGCGGAGAAGCTCTCGCCCGTGCCACGGGCGCCGGGGTGACGCTGACGCGCCTGGCCTCCTCCTGGGCTCATTTCGTCGCCCATGCGGTGACGTTCATAAAACCGAAGGGCCGTTTGGCACTCATCCTTCCGGCAGAGCTCGTCCACGCGGCCTACGCCGCGCCGTTGCGTCGCTTCCTACGTGAATCGTTCGCGGATGTCACAGTACTCTCGTTCAGACGGGCCGTCTTCCCGGGCGCTCAGGAGAATGTCATCATCCTCCTAGCCAGTGGGAAGGGAGATTCGCATCAACGCTTGGGGCTCGTCGAGGTGGACTCTAGTCGGGACCTTGATTACCTCGCCGAAGTCCTAAAGCGCGCCGAGATCTTCCAGAATGGCAGCGAGCCGACGAAGTGGGTGCCCGGCCACACAGGGAACAGAAGTGCGCTATGCCTCATCCGCCTGCAGCAGGACGGGCTGTTCCATCCGCTCTGCCAAATCGGCAAGGCAAGCATCGGCTTCGTCAGCGGCGCCAATGAGTTCTTCGTACTGACGCCGAAGGACGCGGCCGCGCTGAGACTTCCGAAGAGGTCTCTCCGTTCTGCGCTTGTCCGTGCCCGCCAGATCCCGAGCTTCGAAATCACCCAAAGGGACATCGCTGCAATGCAGAAAGAGGACCAACGCTGCTTACTTTGGCTCCCCCAGCGATCACTCACGAGGGCCGAGGCGGCTTACGTGAAGAAGGGGGAAGCGGAGGGAATCGACAAACGATACAAGTGTCGAGTCAGGACTCCGTGGTACATGGTTCCCGGGGTCGTCGTCCCGGAGGCCTTCCTGACCTACATGAGTGACACTGTCCCAAGGCTCTGCCTCAATGGCGCCGAGACTGCTACAGCCAACACTCTCCTAACTGTGCGACTCCCCCATGTCCCAGTTAGCCTGCGAAAAGCCTTCGTTATAGCATTTTACAACTCGGCAACGATGCTCTCCTGTGAAAGGACGGGCAGAAGTTACGGGGGTGGGGTGCTGAAGCTGGAGCCACGCGAGGCCGACCAAGTGCTCGTTCCTTCCGTAGCCCTGGTGCGAAAGCATCGGCGGGAACTCCTGGCCCTGGCCCCTCGTCTGCACGAGGTTCTCCTCCACGGCCCAGCAGCGCAGATCGGTGAGGTCCTATCGGCCGTGGATCAGGTGCTGTTGGTATCAAGCGACGTGGATGCTCAAGACCTCTCCGAGGAGAGGGCAGCACTCGCGGCACGGCGTCAACTGAGAGCGAGTTCGGAGTCTCTCGTGCAGGAGATGCTGGCCTTCTACGGCTGA
- a CDS encoding amidohydrolase family protein, translating to MILVEHAVVLTMNPERQIFLDGSVLIDRERIAQVGRAADVRPPHAPERVIDGRGHLVLPGFIDTHVHLSEHLSRGLIPDEVPVDRYVPDWYVPLYAAITPEEEAAAAQLACLEMLRTGTTTFCEAGTLFDVPAVAQAVDAVGLRAVLGRWTWDLASGPGRLAQSTDEALRLAEATMLDVKRRDSPRVSAWPLLIGFGTCSEALIRGAHTLAQRHGTGWGMMQFASHPSRKTADTLPLATLDGWGVLGPRTKLAHMVHVSADDIALLARRDVKVSHCPSAALKHVKGLAAHGRFAEMLDAGVSVSLGGDSANGSNHFDMLRLMYLAALVAKDARLDPRVMPPERVLEMATLHGARALGFEDEIGSLEPGKRADMVIFDLDLPEWRPLLDPVNTLVYSASAASVRTVVVDGRVLLDDRRVTTVDEREALTRAERLSGPYLARAGLAARPKWPVIT from the coding sequence ATGATCCTCGTCGAGCACGCCGTCGTCCTCACGATGAACCCCGAGCGCCAGATTTTTCTGGACGGCTCCGTGCTGATCGACCGCGAGCGCATCGCCCAGGTCGGCCGCGCCGCCGACGTCCGGCCGCCGCACGCGCCGGAGCGCGTGATCGACGGGCGCGGCCATCTCGTGCTCCCGGGCTTCATCGACACCCACGTCCACCTCTCCGAGCACCTCTCGCGCGGCCTGATTCCCGACGAGGTGCCCGTGGACCGCTACGTCCCGGACTGGTACGTGCCGCTCTACGCCGCCATCACGCCGGAGGAAGAGGCGGCCGCCGCCCAGCTCGCGTGTCTCGAGATGCTACGCACGGGCACCACTACCTTCTGCGAGGCCGGCACGCTCTTCGACGTCCCGGCCGTGGCGCAGGCGGTGGACGCCGTGGGGCTTCGCGCCGTCCTCGGCCGCTGGACGTGGGACCTGGCCTCGGGCCCCGGCAGGCTGGCCCAGTCCACCGACGAAGCGTTGCGGCTCGCCGAGGCGACGATGTTGGACGTGAAGCGACGCGACAGCCCGCGAGTGAGCGCCTGGCCGCTTCTGATCGGCTTCGGCACCTGCTCCGAGGCGCTGATCCGCGGCGCTCACACGCTGGCCCAACGTCACGGGACAGGCTGGGGGATGATGCAGTTCGCGTCGCATCCGTCCCGCAAGACAGCGGACACGCTGCCGCTCGCGACGCTCGACGGCTGGGGAGTGCTCGGGCCGCGCACCAAGCTGGCGCACATGGTGCACGTGAGCGCCGACGACATCGCGCTCCTCGCCCGCCGCGACGTGAAGGTCTCGCACTGTCCCTCCGCCGCGCTCAAGCACGTCAAGGGGCTCGCCGCTCACGGCCGCTTCGCCGAGATGTTGGATGCCGGCGTGAGCGTCTCGCTCGGCGGCGACAGCGCCAACGGCTCGAACCACTTCGACATGCTGCGGCTCATGTACCTGGCCGCGCTCGTCGCCAAGGACGCGCGGCTCGATCCCAGGGTGATGCCGCCCGAGCGCGTGCTCGAGATGGCGACGCTCCACGGGGCGCGCGCCCTCGGGTTCGAGGACGAGATCGGCTCGCTCGAGCCGGGCAAGCGCGCCGATATGGTGATCTTCGACCTGGACCTGCCGGAGTGGCGCCCGCTGCTCGACCCCGTGAACACGCTCGTCTACAGCGCGAGCGCCGCCAGCGTGCGGACGGTGGTCGTGGACGGGCGCGTCCTGCTGGACGACCGTCGCGTGACCACGGTGGACGAGCGCGAGGCCCTCACCCGCGCAGAGCGGCTATCGGGCCCGTACCTGGCGCGCGCGGGACTCGCCGCGCGGCCGAAGTGGCCGGTGATCACCTAA